One part of the Syntrophales bacterium genome encodes these proteins:
- a CDS encoding DNA-directed RNA polymerase subunit beta': RKPKEHAVIAEIDGIVSYGDDIKGKRQVIITPDVGEPKEYLIPKGKHVSVQEGDMVIAGQSLMEGASNPHDILTIKGDKELARYLVDEVQEVYRLQGVKINDKHIEIIVRQMLRKIRIVDPGDTKFLGDEQADRLRFEDENNRIMAKGGKPATGEPLLLGITKASLSTNSFISAASFQETTRVLTEAALSGKVDHLRGLKENVIMGRLIPAGTGLAAYRKLGIRVIGSEDESEGDTAQINGGIDEKTLDSGAVN, from the coding sequence AGAAAGCCCAAGGAGCACGCCGTCATAGCTGAAATTGACGGCATCGTAAGCTACGGGGACGACATCAAGGGTAAGCGACAGGTGATCATAACCCCTGATGTGGGGGAACCCAAGGAATATCTCATTCCCAAGGGCAAACACGTCAGCGTCCAGGAGGGAGACATGGTGATCGCCGGTCAGTCTCTCATGGAGGGGGCCAGCAATCCCCACGACATCCTGACTATAAAGGGCGACAAGGAACTGGCCCGTTACCTGGTGGATGAAGTGCAGGAAGTCTACCGACTTCAGGGAGTCAAGATCAACGACAAGCATATCGAGATAATTGTACGACAGATGCTTCGAAAGATCCGTATTGTCGATCCCGGCGATACGAAATTCCTCGGTGACGAGCAGGCCGACCGTTTGCGTTTCGAGGATGAAAACAACAGGATCATGGCAAAAGGCGGCAAACCCGCCACGGGAGAGCCCCTCCTGCTTGGTATTACCAAGGCGTCTCTCAGTACGAACAGCTTCATTTCCGCCGCCTCCTTCCAGGAGACGACCCGGGTGCTCACCGAGGCGGCCTTGTCGGGCAAGGTGGATCACCTGCGGGGTTTGAAGGAAAACGTCATCATGGGACGACTGATCCCGGCGGGTACGGGACTTGCCGCCTACAGAAAACTCGGCATCAGGGTCATCGGGTCCGAGGATGAATCAGAGGGGGATACCGCGCAAATAAATGGGGGAATTGACGAGAAAACCCTTGACAGCGGGGCCGTGAATTGA